One Oryza brachyantha chromosome 3, ObraRS2, whole genome shotgun sequence DNA segment encodes these proteins:
- the LOC102718916 gene encoding probable prefoldin subunit 4, with the protein MQQGDGTEAQVTWEDQQNINRFGRLNNRLHELDDEIKLAKETNENLDDAGNELILSDEDVVRFQIGEVFAHMPRDDVETRLEQMKEDAAKKLERLEEEKKSIVSQMAELKKILYGKFKDAINLEED; encoded by the exons ATGCAGCAG gGTGACGGCACGGAGGCGCAGGTGACGTGGGAGGACCAGCAGAACATCAACCGCTTCGGCCGCCTCAACAACCGCCTGCACGAGCTCGACGACGAGATCAAGCTCGCCAAG GAAACAAATGAAAATCTTGATGATGCAGGGAATGAACTCATCCTGTCTGATGAAGATGTGGTGCGGTTCCAAATTGGAGAAGTATTTGCGCACATGCCAAGGGATGATGTGGAGACTAGGCTGGAGCAGATGAAAGAGGATGCAGCAAAGAAGTTGGAGAGGCTGGAGGAGGAAAAGAAGTCCATCGTCTCCCAGATGGCTGAACTGAAGAAGATACTGTATGGGAAGTTCAAGGATGCCATCAACTTGGAGGAAGATTAG
- the LOC102719477 gene encoding F-box/LRR-repeat protein 17-like isoform X1 produces the protein MASMPRPPPPRPKTRGSYNCGRCGLPKKGHVCVAGGPTPSPSSSASGGGAVGGGEGAKLRRALSFDEATPSSPEKKARAGEEGEGEVVAVDEDEGGGPEPELELELGGRAVPREVMAEELRLRAAGVSLVGALLPRCPALSRLYLRMESDVDATMLACLAFSCPSLETLEISMSDNAFNRMTGEELSRFVSEKHSLSVLKIGGCSNLGFLNLNSSSLSILWLSDLCSLSKLVINCPNMSEISLCFTQQSNDCTDLVTLMDGLGRTCPNLKNMNISSAQLSNEAVFALEGANLRGLCMLSLILGSKITDAAVASIIRSCASLELLDLSGSSISDNGVGMICKAFPHTLSRLLLALCPNVTTCGIQFATAQLPLLQLMDCGMTLCASLQNEKQGPYFGEINGSIRFCPKLPTSKKQPINQKLIVKHGNLKKLSLWGCSAIDALYLNCPELNDLNLNSCTNLNPERLLLQCPNLKNVHASGCHDMLIGAIRNQVLNEFAAAESHLPCKRLADGSKRVRLPQFSQQEPSEDKKGIGLRQNQCTVHLD, from the exons ATGGCGTCGATGCCCaggccgcccccgccgcgccccAAGACGCGGGGGAGCTACAACTGCGGCCGGTGCGGCCTCCCCAAGAAGGGCCACGTCTGCGTCGCCGGGGGCCCGACCCcctccccgtcctcctccgccagcggcggcggcgcagtaggaggaggggagggggccaagctccgccgcgcgctctCGTTCGACGAGGCCACGCCCTCGTCTCCGGAGAAGAAGGCGAGGGCgggggaggaaggggagggggaggtggtggcggtggacgaGGATGAGGGGGGCGGGCCGGAGCCtgagctggagctggagctgggcGGGAGGGCCGTGCCGAGGGAGGTCATGGCGGAG gagctgcgcctccgcgccgccggcgtcagCCTCGTCGGCGCGCTGCTCCCGCGGTGCCCCGCGCTCTCGCGGCTCTACCTGAGAATGGAAAG TGATGTTGATGCCACTATGCTGGCCTGTCTTGCGTTTTCCTGCCCAAGTTTGGAAACTCTTGAGATCAGCATGTCTGACAATGCATTCAACAGGATGACTGG GGAGGAACTAAGTCGGTTTGTTTCGGAAAAGCATTCTCTCTCAGTTCTCAAAATTGGTGGTTGCTCTAACCTTggttttcttaatctaaactCTTCAAGCCTGTCAATTCTTTGGCTGTCAGATCTTTGTTCCCTTTCAAAAttg GTCATAAATTGTCCTAACATGAGTGAGATCTCACTGTGCTTCACGCAACAAAGTAACGACTGTACTGATCTTGTTACATTGATGGATGGCCTGGGTCGTACATGCCCTAACTTAAAAAACATGAACATATCATCGGCTCAACTATCCAATGAAGCTGTGTTCGCTCTAGAGGGTGCTAACCTCAG GGGCTTGTGCATGCTCTCGTTGATTCTAGGTTCAAAAATAACAGATGCAGCTGTTGCATCTATTATTCGATCTTGTGCAAGCTTGGAATTGCTTGATTTAAGCGG ATCTAGTATCAGTGATAATGGTGTTGGGATGATCTGCAAGGCATTCCCTCATACTTTATCAAGGCTACTCCTTGCTCTTTGCCCAAATGTGACGACAT GTGGGATCCAATTTGCAACAGCACAATTACCACTTCTTCAGCTCATGGACTGTGGGATGACCTTATGTGCTAGTTTGCAGAATGAGAAACAGGGGCCTTATTTCGGTGAAATTAATGGATCCATTAGATTTTGTCCGAAATTGCCCACCTCTAAAAAGCAGCCTATTAACCAAAAGCTTATTGTTAAGCATGGTAATCTGAAGAAGCTCAGTCTATGGGGCTGTTCAGCAATAGAT GCTCTATATCTAAATTGTCCAGAGCTGAATGATCTAAATCTCAACTCCTGTACAAATCTAAATCCAG AACGGTTGCTTCTTCAATGCCCAAATTTAAAGAATGTGCATGCATCTGGTTGTCATGATATGTTGATTGGAGCAATCAGAAACCAG
- the LOC102719193 gene encoding E3 ubiquitin protein ligase DRIP2, with translation MQPDADADGPPAAPAEEEEASMPKAVVKEEPRHDDAAAPAAEEEEEVVVEEEREQQQQQEGRRRGRGRKRGRRGGGGGGGASSRGVVMVKRELLARCMTCPLCNRLLRDATTVSECLHTFCRKCIYEKLNDEEVESCPVCKIDLGCTPVEKLRADHNIQDVRSKIFPFKRKKIRAEEVAAPILLPSKRKERSISSLVVDAPIVTPTGLTGRRTRAVTRKAAALRLVTDDPVKKETDNGEKHAQNSSLSANSGKVPQTRRQMLANAETSNHSSNKDTEGDRKDLADKADELWRPLNCLVEAANRTKSFRSSSQSPIVKREQLSDSLGSTSVNKTKSREHLQKSKLEDDKKDVPLLKRKNQRTGRRRELHAPSDKKPDVAAMQNEKKFSSIWFSLVASFEQEGEPPLPQIPSQYLRIKDGNIPASSIQKYLMQKLGLPSEAEVEINCCGQPVNPTQPLCNLVELWLRGRSTQMTQTMIGSPAKEFVMVLTYGRPKAIAP, from the exons ATGCagcccgacgccgacgccgacggcccCCCTGCCGCgcccgcggaggaggaggaggcgtccATGCCCAAGGCCGTCGTGAAGGAGGAGCCACGCCACGACGATGCGGCTGCGcctgcggcggaggaggaggaggaggtggtggtggaggaggagagggagcagcagcagcagcaggaggggaggaggaggggcagggggaggaagagggggaggcgaggcggcggcggcggcggcggggcgtcGTCGAGAGGGGTGGTGATGGTGAAGCGGGAGCTGCTCGCCAGGTGCATGACGTGCCCACTCTGcaaccgcctcctccgcgacgCCACCACCGTCTCCGAGTGCCTACACACCT TCTGCAGAAAGTGTATATATGAGAAGTTGAATGATGAGGAGGTAGAGTCCTGCCCGGTTTGTAAAATAGATCTTGGCTGCACTCCAGTTGAAAAGCTTAG GGCTGATCACAATATACAAGATGTAAGATCgaaaatatttccattcaaaagaaagaagattAGGGCCGAAGAAGTTGCAGCTCCTATTTTACTTCCCAGTAAAAGGAAAGAGAGATCTATCTCTTCTTTGGTAGTTGATGCACCTATAGTGACACCAACAGGTTTGACTGGGCGACGGACAAGAGCAGTTACAAGGAAAGCTGCTGCCTTGCGTCTTGTTACAGATGATCCTGTGAAAAAGGAAACTGATAATGGTGAAAAGCATGCTCAGAACTCAAGCTTGTCCGCTAATTCGGGCAAAGTGCCACAAACAAGAAGAcag ATGTTGGCCAATGCAGAGACATCAAACCATTCCTCTAATAAAGATACCGAAGGTGATCGCAAGGATCTGGCAGATAAGGCTGATGAGCTCTGGAGACCTTTAAATTGTTTGGTAGAAGCCGCAAACAGGACAAAATCGTTCAGATCAAGTTCACAGAGTCCAATTGTTAAGAGAGAGCAACTGAGTGACTCTCTTGGGAGCACATCtgttaacaaaacaaaatctagGGAACATCTGCAGAAATCCAAATTAGAGGATGACAAGAAAGATGTTCCTTtgctaaaaaggaaaaatcaaaGGACTGGGCGGAGGAGAGAACTTCATGCCCCATCCGATAAAAAGCCTGACGTTGCAGCTATGCAAAATGAAAAGAAGTTCAGTTCTATATGGTTTTCGCTTGTTGCGTCATTTGAACA gGAAGGAGAGCCACCTTTACCACAAATACCTTCCCAGTATTTGCGAATAAA AGATGGAAACATACCTGCCTCATCAATCCAGAAGTACCTCATGCAGAAGCTCGGCCTTCCTAGTGAGGCAGAG GTTGAAATAAATTGCTGCGGACAGCCTGTGAACCCTACACAACCTCTGTGCAATTTAGTAGAGCTGTGGCTGAGGGGACGATCAACACAGATGACACAGACCATGATAGGCTCCCCTGCCAAAGAGTTTGTAATGGTGCTTACTTATGGACGGCCAAAGGCCATTGCACCATGA
- the LOC102719477 gene encoding F-box/LRR-repeat protein 17-like isoform X2 — protein MASMPRPPPPRPKTRGSYNCGRCGLPKKGHVCVAGGPTPSPSSSASGGGAVGGGEGAKLRRALSFDEATPSSPEKKARAGEEGEGEVVAVDEDEGGGPEPELELELGGRAVPREVMAEELRLRAAGVSLVGALLPRCPALSRLYLRMESDVDATMLACLAFSCPSLETLEISMSDNAFNRMTGEELSRFVSEKHSLSVLKIGGCSNLGFLNLNSSSLSILWLSDLCSLSKLVINCPNMSEISLCFTQQSNDCTDLVTLMDGLGRTCPNLKNMNISSAQLSNEAVFALEGANLRGLCMLSLILGSKITDAAVASIIRSCASLELLDLSGSSISDNGVGMICKAFPHTLSRLLLALCPNVTTCGIQFATAQLPLLQLMDCGMTLCASLQNEKQGPYFGEINGSIRFCPKLPTSKKQPINQKLIVKHGNLKKLSLWGCSAIDALYLNCPELNDLNLNSCTNLNPERLLLQCPNLKNVHASGCHDMLIGAIRNQKLKNRDNIVKKSVSIGV, from the exons ATGGCGTCGATGCCCaggccgcccccgccgcgccccAAGACGCGGGGGAGCTACAACTGCGGCCGGTGCGGCCTCCCCAAGAAGGGCCACGTCTGCGTCGCCGGGGGCCCGACCCcctccccgtcctcctccgccagcggcggcggcgcagtaggaggaggggagggggccaagctccgccgcgcgctctCGTTCGACGAGGCCACGCCCTCGTCTCCGGAGAAGAAGGCGAGGGCgggggaggaaggggagggggaggtggtggcggtggacgaGGATGAGGGGGGCGGGCCGGAGCCtgagctggagctggagctgggcGGGAGGGCCGTGCCGAGGGAGGTCATGGCGGAG gagctgcgcctccgcgccgccggcgtcagCCTCGTCGGCGCGCTGCTCCCGCGGTGCCCCGCGCTCTCGCGGCTCTACCTGAGAATGGAAAG TGATGTTGATGCCACTATGCTGGCCTGTCTTGCGTTTTCCTGCCCAAGTTTGGAAACTCTTGAGATCAGCATGTCTGACAATGCATTCAACAGGATGACTGG GGAGGAACTAAGTCGGTTTGTTTCGGAAAAGCATTCTCTCTCAGTTCTCAAAATTGGTGGTTGCTCTAACCTTggttttcttaatctaaactCTTCAAGCCTGTCAATTCTTTGGCTGTCAGATCTTTGTTCCCTTTCAAAAttg GTCATAAATTGTCCTAACATGAGTGAGATCTCACTGTGCTTCACGCAACAAAGTAACGACTGTACTGATCTTGTTACATTGATGGATGGCCTGGGTCGTACATGCCCTAACTTAAAAAACATGAACATATCATCGGCTCAACTATCCAATGAAGCTGTGTTCGCTCTAGAGGGTGCTAACCTCAG GGGCTTGTGCATGCTCTCGTTGATTCTAGGTTCAAAAATAACAGATGCAGCTGTTGCATCTATTATTCGATCTTGTGCAAGCTTGGAATTGCTTGATTTAAGCGG ATCTAGTATCAGTGATAATGGTGTTGGGATGATCTGCAAGGCATTCCCTCATACTTTATCAAGGCTACTCCTTGCTCTTTGCCCAAATGTGACGACAT GTGGGATCCAATTTGCAACAGCACAATTACCACTTCTTCAGCTCATGGACTGTGGGATGACCTTATGTGCTAGTTTGCAGAATGAGAAACAGGGGCCTTATTTCGGTGAAATTAATGGATCCATTAGATTTTGTCCGAAATTGCCCACCTCTAAAAAGCAGCCTATTAACCAAAAGCTTATTGTTAAGCATGGTAATCTGAAGAAGCTCAGTCTATGGGGCTGTTCAGCAATAGAT GCTCTATATCTAAATTGTCCAGAGCTGAATGATCTAAATCTCAACTCCTGTACAAATCTAAATCCAG AACGGTTGCTTCTTCAATGCCCAAATTTAAAGAATGTGCATGCATCTGGTTGTCATGATATGTTGATTGGAGCAATCAGAAACCAG
- the LOC102719477 gene encoding F-box/LRR-repeat protein 17-like isoform X3: MASMPRPPPPRPKTRGSYNCGRCGLPKKGHVCVAGGPTPSPSSSASGGGAVGGGEGAKLRRALSFDEATPSSPEKKARAGEEGEGEVVAVDEDEGGGPEPELELELGGRAVPREVMAEELRLRAAGVSLVGALLPRCPALSRLYLRMESDVDATMLACLAFSCPSLETLEISMSDNAFNRMTGEELSRFVSEKHSLSVLKIGGCSNLGFLNLNSSSLSILWLSDLCSLSKLVINCPNMSEISLCFTQQSNDCTDLVTLMDGLGRTCPNLKNMNISSAQLSNEAVFALEGANLRGLCMLSLILGSKITDAAVASIIRSCASLELLDLSGSSISDNGVGMICKAFPHTLSRLLLALCPNVTTCGIQFATAQLPLLQLMDCGMTLCASLQNEKQGPYFGEINGSIRFCPKLPTSKKQPINQKLIVKHGNLKKLSLWGCSAIDALYLNCPELNDLNLNSCTNLNPERLLLQCPNLKNVHASGCHDMLIGAIRNQLNHIFHASG; encoded by the exons ATGGCGTCGATGCCCaggccgcccccgccgcgccccAAGACGCGGGGGAGCTACAACTGCGGCCGGTGCGGCCTCCCCAAGAAGGGCCACGTCTGCGTCGCCGGGGGCCCGACCCcctccccgtcctcctccgccagcggcggcggcgcagtaggaggaggggagggggccaagctccgccgcgcgctctCGTTCGACGAGGCCACGCCCTCGTCTCCGGAGAAGAAGGCGAGGGCgggggaggaaggggagggggaggtggtggcggtggacgaGGATGAGGGGGGCGGGCCGGAGCCtgagctggagctggagctgggcGGGAGGGCCGTGCCGAGGGAGGTCATGGCGGAG gagctgcgcctccgcgccgccggcgtcagCCTCGTCGGCGCGCTGCTCCCGCGGTGCCCCGCGCTCTCGCGGCTCTACCTGAGAATGGAAAG TGATGTTGATGCCACTATGCTGGCCTGTCTTGCGTTTTCCTGCCCAAGTTTGGAAACTCTTGAGATCAGCATGTCTGACAATGCATTCAACAGGATGACTGG GGAGGAACTAAGTCGGTTTGTTTCGGAAAAGCATTCTCTCTCAGTTCTCAAAATTGGTGGTTGCTCTAACCTTggttttcttaatctaaactCTTCAAGCCTGTCAATTCTTTGGCTGTCAGATCTTTGTTCCCTTTCAAAAttg GTCATAAATTGTCCTAACATGAGTGAGATCTCACTGTGCTTCACGCAACAAAGTAACGACTGTACTGATCTTGTTACATTGATGGATGGCCTGGGTCGTACATGCCCTAACTTAAAAAACATGAACATATCATCGGCTCAACTATCCAATGAAGCTGTGTTCGCTCTAGAGGGTGCTAACCTCAG GGGCTTGTGCATGCTCTCGTTGATTCTAGGTTCAAAAATAACAGATGCAGCTGTTGCATCTATTATTCGATCTTGTGCAAGCTTGGAATTGCTTGATTTAAGCGG ATCTAGTATCAGTGATAATGGTGTTGGGATGATCTGCAAGGCATTCCCTCATACTTTATCAAGGCTACTCCTTGCTCTTTGCCCAAATGTGACGACAT GTGGGATCCAATTTGCAACAGCACAATTACCACTTCTTCAGCTCATGGACTGTGGGATGACCTTATGTGCTAGTTTGCAGAATGAGAAACAGGGGCCTTATTTCGGTGAAATTAATGGATCCATTAGATTTTGTCCGAAATTGCCCACCTCTAAAAAGCAGCCTATTAACCAAAAGCTTATTGTTAAGCATGGTAATCTGAAGAAGCTCAGTCTATGGGGCTGTTCAGCAATAGAT GCTCTATATCTAAATTGTCCAGAGCTGAATGATCTAAATCTCAACTCCTGTACAAATCTAAATCCAG AACGGTTGCTTCTTCAATGCCCAAATTTAAAGAATGTGCATGCATCTGGTTGTCATGATATGTTGATTGGAGCAATCAGAAACCAG